The Caballeronia sp. NK8 genome includes a window with the following:
- a CDS encoding flippase produces the protein MVSPLRRNIVALAVLQAANILLPLATFPYLLRVLRPENFGAYVFAQAMVGYLVLLTEYGFNWSSTAQVARVQHDRYAVSRIFWATQGAKALIAVVGLAILLLAAFLVPRLREMLPVLLATYPLVIGTVLFPQWLFQGLERMTFTTASVLSARLLLLPLTFFLVRSSADTWIASLINSMSMVAAGVVSMILIAKNRLIIAMLPTRADIIEVLRDGWHTFISTAAISLYTTTNSVMLGFLAGDVAVGYFGVADKVRNVAQAPLGPLANAIYPRVTALFSEDSERAFMLVRKMLYLLGSTMLLASVALWAGAESIVRIAMGPGYEPAVIVLKWMALIPLLVCVSNVLGVQVMLPLGMKKRVSEITIVSGLFNLTVLVPLASAYGARGAAMSALATEFLVTTLMALHLIRCKIPAFYTRMRRDEI, from the coding sequence ATGGTGAGTCCACTCCGACGAAACATTGTTGCGCTTGCGGTTCTGCAAGCCGCTAACATTCTGCTGCCGCTTGCAACGTTTCCCTATCTACTGCGCGTTCTTCGCCCGGAAAACTTTGGTGCATACGTCTTTGCGCAAGCGATGGTTGGGTATCTCGTGCTGTTGACCGAGTACGGTTTCAACTGGTCATCCACGGCCCAAGTCGCACGGGTCCAGCACGATCGATACGCAGTATCAAGGATCTTTTGGGCGACCCAGGGAGCAAAGGCCCTCATCGCCGTGGTCGGCCTCGCTATCCTGTTGCTGGCCGCGTTCTTGGTGCCAAGATTGCGGGAGATGCTGCCAGTGCTGCTGGCGACCTATCCGCTTGTTATTGGGACGGTTCTGTTCCCGCAGTGGCTTTTCCAAGGCCTGGAGCGGATGACGTTCACCACGGCTTCGGTCTTGAGCGCAAGGCTGCTCCTGCTTCCGCTCACGTTCTTTCTTGTACGCTCGTCGGCCGACACATGGATCGCTTCACTCATCAACTCGATGAGCATGGTTGCTGCCGGAGTCGTCTCAATGATTCTGATCGCAAAAAACCGGCTGATCATCGCGATGTTGCCGACCAGGGCAGACATCATTGAGGTGCTTCGTGACGGCTGGCACACGTTCATCTCCACGGCAGCAATCAGTCTGTACACCACCACGAATAGTGTGATGCTTGGATTTCTTGCCGGAGATGTCGCTGTCGGCTATTTTGGCGTGGCGGATAAGGTTCGGAACGTCGCCCAGGCGCCGCTCGGCCCGCTGGCCAATGCAATCTACCCGCGCGTGACGGCGCTTTTTTCCGAAGATTCCGAAAGGGCGTTTATGCTGGTGCGCAAGATGCTCTACCTGCTCGGCTCAACCATGCTGCTAGCATCGGTTGCGCTCTGGGCTGGCGCAGAATCGATCGTTCGTATCGCGATGGGGCCCGGATACGAACCGGCCGTCATCGTCCTGAAATGGATGGCCCTCATACCGCTGCTAGTCTGTGTGAGCAATGTGCTCGGCGTTCAAGTCATGCTGCCGCTAGGCATGAAAAAGAGAGTTAGCGAGATAACGATTGTTTCCGGCTTGTTCAACCTCACCGTGCTCGTACCGCTTGCGTCGGCGTACGGCGCTCGGGGCGCTGCAATGTCGGCGCTCGCCACTGAATTCTTGGTCACGACCTTAATGGCGCTGCACCTGATCAGATGCAAAATTCCGGCTTTCTATACGAGGATGCGCAGAGATGAGATATGA
- a CDS encoding class I SAM-dependent methyltransferase: MYSFLKKPLTYISKPLRYLIRSEINLSLTLRDQNIQAALQRRALEETIDYVESNMLGVDSVASSYELLSKAISMIKGDGLICEFGVFSGKSINHIASKVTSEVYGFDSFEGLPERWRDGFDRGFFKVDGLPKVSKNVVLIKGWFDKTLPEFAKNYSKDVSFLHIDCDLYSSTKVIFENLGEKIKPGCIIVFDEYFNYPGWKEGEIKAFHEFLETHQLTYEYIGYNAKHEQAAVEIKKPV; encoded by the coding sequence ATGTATAGTTTTTTAAAAAAACCACTTACGTACATTAGTAAACCGCTCAGATATCTTATAAGATCCGAAATAAATTTATCTTTAACGCTGAGAGATCAAAATATCCAAGCTGCGCTTCAAAGAAGAGCACTTGAGGAGACAATTGATTATGTTGAAAGCAACATGCTCGGAGTAGATTCCGTAGCATCTTCATATGAATTGCTCTCGAAGGCAATATCCATGATAAAGGGTGACGGGCTTATTTGTGAATTCGGAGTATTCAGCGGGAAATCAATCAACCATATAGCGAGCAAAGTAACCTCTGAAGTCTATGGCTTTGACTCATTTGAGGGACTTCCTGAACGATGGAGAGATGGATTTGATCGGGGATTCTTTAAGGTCGACGGACTGCCCAAGGTGTCGAAAAATGTGGTTTTAATTAAAGGGTGGTTTGATAAGACCTTGCCAGAATTTGCTAAAAATTATTCAAAAGACGTGTCTTTCCTGCATATCGACTGTGATCTGTACTCATCGACAAAGGTAATTTTCGAAAATCTTGGTGAAAAAATCAAGCCGGGATGCATCATCGTCTTCGATGAATACTTTAATTATCCTGGCTGGAAAGAGGGTGAAATAAAGGCATTTCATGAGTTTCTGGAGACTCATCAACTAACATATGAATACATTGG
- the glf gene encoding UDP-galactopyranose mutase — translation MRYDFLIVGAGFAGSVCAERLAARGKRVLVVDKRNHIGGNAYDRKDENGVLIHPYGPHIFHTNSKRIFEYLSAFTDWHFYEHRVRAWVDGNLYPIPINRTTINKLYGLNLSEQDTLVFLESVREARETITTSEDVVLSNVGRDLCEKFFRGYTRKQWGLDLSQLSAGVAARIPTRSNDDDRYFTDTFQFMPAQGYTAMFEKMLASPDIEVRLSTDYDEMKAIIEYGHVVYTGPIDAYFGYRFGKLPYRSLYFEHLHRSGVERLQPTGTINYPNDHEYTRITEFKHLTGQQHRGTSIVKEYPRAEGEPYYPIPRKENEALFMRYNALAEEVDDVTFVGRLAQYRYYNMDQVVGAALKAAEELV, via the coding sequence ATGAGATATGACTTTCTTATCGTGGGCGCTGGCTTTGCCGGCTCAGTCTGTGCCGAACGCCTGGCCGCACGCGGGAAGCGCGTACTGGTAGTAGACAAGCGGAATCACATCGGCGGAAACGCATATGACCGTAAAGATGAAAATGGCGTACTGATCCATCCGTATGGCCCGCATATTTTTCATACGAACAGCAAGCGGATATTTGAATATCTCTCCGCCTTCACCGATTGGCACTTCTACGAGCACCGCGTTAGAGCGTGGGTAGATGGGAATCTCTATCCAATTCCGATCAATCGCACCACGATCAACAAGCTATACGGCCTCAATCTGAGCGAGCAGGACACGCTGGTGTTCCTCGAATCTGTACGTGAAGCCCGAGAGACGATCACTACCAGCGAAGACGTAGTACTGAGTAATGTTGGCCGCGACCTGTGCGAAAAGTTTTTCCGTGGCTACACACGCAAGCAATGGGGACTTGATCTGTCTCAACTGTCTGCGGGGGTCGCGGCGCGAATACCGACGCGTTCGAACGACGATGACCGGTACTTTACCGACACTTTTCAATTTATGCCGGCGCAAGGCTATACCGCGATGTTCGAAAAAATGCTTGCCAGTCCAGATATCGAAGTACGTTTGTCGACCGACTACGACGAGATGAAAGCGATTATCGAATATGGTCACGTTGTGTACACCGGACCGATCGACGCGTATTTTGGCTACCGCTTCGGCAAACTCCCGTATCGAAGCCTGTACTTCGAACATCTGCATCGGAGCGGCGTGGAGCGCCTCCAGCCGACAGGTACGATCAACTATCCAAATGATCACGAGTACACGAGGATTACAGAGTTCAAGCACCTTACCGGGCAACAGCATCGGGGAACATCGATTGTGAAGGAATACCCGAGGGCCGAAGGTGAGCCATACTATCCGATTCCCCGGAAGGAGAACGAGGCCTTGTTCATGCGCTATAACGCGCTCGCGGAGGAAGTCGACGACGTCACTTTTGTGGGCAGATTGGCGCAGTACCGCTATTACAACATGGACCAAGTTGTTGGCGCCGCGCTCAAGGCTGCCGAAGAGCTTGTCTAA
- a CDS encoding class I SAM-dependent methyltransferase, translating into MPMLVPWQAKLASKVIASNLGIPYSFWRRHGVFKLGAMLNPDYARTVYQHHVSHASQTAQTLLEIGPGDSLFTAVSAHPRFRRKVLIDAGPFAETASRPYRVLIYELRSMGECMPEVEEHTSSEGLLNALHCRYLINGIASFSDLQDGEIDFSFSHSCLQHIPLAEFQRFSDELYRVTSPDGGTGSHLLDFRDMLAGSLNHLRFPNSTWESGVVRRANIYTNRLGIGQVKCAFENSGFNVEIIERKCWDTLPISKASLNREFRSMDDQELLVYGCHLILRKGATHRESGELPQ; encoded by the coding sequence ATTCCATATTCATTCTGGCGGCGCCATGGAGTCTTCAAGCTCGGAGCGATGCTTAACCCAGATTACGCCCGAACTGTGTATCAGCATCACGTCTCTCATGCTAGTCAGACGGCGCAAACGTTGTTGGAGATCGGGCCGGGCGATTCACTGTTCACAGCGGTGTCCGCTCATCCGCGATTCAGACGTAAGGTGCTGATAGATGCAGGGCCCTTCGCGGAAACTGCGTCACGTCCCTACCGTGTCTTGATATACGAACTTCGTAGCATGGGTGAGTGCATGCCGGAGGTCGAGGAACACACGTCTTCAGAGGGCTTGCTCAACGCGCTGCATTGCAGATACCTCATAAATGGCATCGCCAGCTTCTCCGATCTTCAAGATGGTGAGATCGATTTTTCATTTTCACATTCCTGCCTACAGCATATTCCGCTAGCTGAATTTCAGAGATTCTCGGATGAGCTGTATCGAGTGACTTCGCCGGATGGCGGAACTGGCTCACATCTTCTGGATTTCCGAGACATGCTTGCGGGAAGCTTGAATCACCTGCGCTTTCCAAATTCTACATGGGAAAGCGGAGTTGTCAGAAGGGCGAATATATATACTAACCGACTCGGGATAGGGCAGGTCAAATGCGCGTTCGAAAACTCGGGTTTCAACGTCGAGATCATCGAGCGAAAATGTTGGGACACGTTGCCAATTTCTAAGGCTTCTTTGAATCGCGAATTCAGATCAATGGACGACCAGGAGTTGCTGGTCTATGGCTGTCATCTTATCCTTCGGAAAGGCGCCACGCATCGGGAGAGCGGAGAATTACCCCAGTGA
- a CDS encoding DUF707 domain-containing protein, whose amino-acid sequence MKKYLVVLRCGDSSLHPQWFTGAETPNFDLILSYYGKSDSYTDVFAKVVHRFKGSKWEGLNDFMAHNAQLISQYRYIWLPDDDILTDVKTLNGFFEYVDRENFALAQPSLDERSYFGHATTLQNKAFEFRETNFVEVMVPCFSSSALHAIIDSFKTTKSGWGLDFVWPTRVALLGKVGIIDRFSVFHTRPLGSAGHGTGEGAKISPWSELNQTLAQYGSRASIKVLQGRRSNMGKTYASGRMGNAIFFLHAVRGSHPVRRKNVATYLGLLKEYLPWLHYSKRKTRPPGGKRAL is encoded by the coding sequence ATGAAAAAGTATTTGGTCGTTCTCAGGTGTGGGGACAGTTCCTTGCATCCGCAGTGGTTCACTGGTGCGGAGACCCCCAACTTTGACTTGATTTTGAGTTACTATGGGAAAAGCGACAGTTACACAGACGTTTTTGCCAAAGTCGTACATCGATTCAAGGGATCAAAGTGGGAAGGTCTCAACGACTTCATGGCGCACAATGCTCAATTGATTTCGCAATATCGCTACATCTGGCTCCCGGACGACGATATCCTGACCGATGTTAAAACATTGAACGGTTTTTTCGAGTACGTGGACCGAGAGAATTTTGCGCTCGCACAACCGTCGCTTGACGAGAGAAGCTATTTCGGTCACGCAACAACGTTGCAAAACAAGGCGTTCGAATTTCGTGAGACAAATTTCGTGGAAGTAATGGTCCCATGTTTCTCGTCGAGTGCGTTGCATGCGATAATAGACAGCTTCAAAACGACCAAATCAGGCTGGGGCCTTGATTTCGTCTGGCCTACGCGGGTAGCTTTATTGGGAAAGGTCGGTATCATCGATCGGTTTTCCGTATTCCATACGCGCCCACTTGGTTCGGCTGGACACGGCACAGGAGAAGGGGCAAAAATTAGTCCATGGTCTGAACTGAATCAGACGCTCGCGCAGTACGGGTCGCGCGCGTCCATAAAAGTACTTCAGGGCAGAAGAAGCAATATGGGGAAGACGTATGCGAGTGGGCGGATGGGTAATGCCATATTTTTTTTGCATGCTGTACGAGGCAGCCATCCTGTGCGGCGGAAAAATGTCGCCACTTACCTAGGGCTGTTGAAAGAATATCTCCCGTGGCTTCACTACAGCAAGCGCAAAACACGTCCTCCGGGAGGCAAGCGGGCCCTTTGA